The proteins below are encoded in one region of Kineosporia corallincola:
- a CDS encoding aminotransferase-like domain-containing protein — protein sequence MNDGSSARITADLRAWVESASPGARLPSNRELCARHGAGPVTVQKAVRALTELGLIESRPGVGTFVRPATSARPIDHSWQTSTLGAAPIRTALASSQRPITPGAIALHAGYPDRELLPERLVRSAVTRASRSEAAVRRAPVHGEPELQAWFAGELARTTAAGVQPPRARDVLILSGSQSGLSSVFRAVVGPGRPLLIESPTYWGAILAAAQAGVRLVPLATGPQGPSPEAVGQALRETGARAFYAQPTYANPTGAQWPSEVSQGILDVLRGHHAFLIEDDWAHDLAIDSDPTPVAGHDDSGHVIYLRSPTKSVSPALRVAAVIARGPALERISADRATETMYVSSLLQAAALDVVTQPAWRSHLRRLRQHLRARRDLLAESLREHLPGSHLELLPRGGLNLWLRLPDGADPHALSRATEARGVVIAPGTEWFPAEPSGPYVRLNYSGPDPGRFPEAARILATSLRDTGVQP from the coding sequence ATGAATGACGGTAGCAGTGCCCGGATCACGGCCGACCTGAGAGCGTGGGTCGAGAGCGCGTCACCGGGCGCCCGGCTGCCGTCCAACCGGGAACTGTGCGCCCGCCACGGTGCGGGGCCGGTCACGGTGCAGAAGGCGGTGCGCGCCCTCACCGAGCTGGGTCTGATCGAGAGCCGTCCTGGGGTGGGTACTTTCGTCCGGCCGGCCACGTCGGCTCGGCCGATCGATCACAGCTGGCAGACGTCAACGCTCGGGGCGGCGCCGATCCGGACGGCGCTGGCGTCGTCCCAACGCCCGATCACACCGGGAGCGATCGCCCTGCATGCCGGATACCCGGACCGGGAGCTGCTTCCCGAGCGGCTCGTGCGCTCGGCCGTCACCCGGGCCTCCCGGTCCGAGGCAGCGGTCCGTCGTGCGCCCGTCCACGGGGAGCCGGAACTCCAGGCCTGGTTCGCGGGCGAACTGGCCCGCACGACGGCCGCCGGCGTGCAGCCGCCCCGTGCCCGTGACGTGCTCATCCTGTCCGGCAGCCAGAGCGGGCTCAGCTCCGTCTTCCGGGCCGTCGTCGGCCCGGGCCGGCCGCTGCTCATCGAGTCGCCGACCTACTGGGGCGCCATTCTGGCGGCCGCCCAGGCCGGGGTCCGGCTGGTCCCGCTCGCCACGGGCCCGCAGGGCCCGTCCCCCGAAGCCGTCGGGCAGGCGCTGCGGGAAACCGGTGCGCGGGCGTTCTACGCCCAGCCCACCTACGCCAATCCGACCGGCGCGCAATGGCCTTCCGAGGTGAGCCAAGGAATTCTGGACGTCCTTCGCGGGCACCACGCGTTCCTGATCGAAGACGACTGGGCCCACGACCTGGCCATCGACTCCGACCCCACACCGGTGGCCGGCCACGACGACAGCGGGCACGTCATCTATCTGCGGTCGCCGACCAAGAGCGTGTCCCCCGCGCTGCGGGTCGCCGCCGTCATCGCCAGAGGCCCCGCGCTGGAACGCATCAGCGCCGACCGGGCCACCGAGACGATGTATGTCAGCAGCCTGCTGCAAGCCGCCGCGCTGGACGTGGTGACGCAGCCGGCCTGGCGCAGCCACCTGCGGCGGCTGCGCCAGCACCTGCGGGCCCGCCGTGACCTGCTGGCCGAGAGCCTGCGTGAGCACCTGCCCGGCTCGCACCTCGAACTCCTGCCCCGGGGTGGCCTGAACCTGTGGCTGCGGCTGCCGGACGGCGCCGACCCGCACGCGCTGAGCCGGGCCACCGAGGCCCGCGGAGTCGTCATTGCTCCTGGCACGGAATGGTTTCCGGCAGAACCGTCGGGGCCGTACGTCCGGCTCAACTACTCCGGCCCGGACCCCGGCCGGTTCCCGGAGGCCGCCCGCATCCTGGCCACCTCATTACGGGACACCGGCGTTCAGCCGTGA
- a CDS encoding TetR/AcrR family transcriptional regulator produces the protein MERQDEPVQRVRRGRGRRPAAEVRAGVLEAAGRLLFTEGIKAVTFERVALTAGSSKMTLYKWWPSAGALAAEAYFARSEQVLEFSDTGDIRADLTRQLRAFVRLLTQDGAGPVIAELIGAAQTDPDLKSAFSREYSMPRRILAIEAMERARGRGQLRDDVDVSMLVDQLWGACYHRLLVPDAPLSESFAGALVANALDGASPRS, from the coding sequence ATGGAGCGGCAGGACGAACCGGTGCAACGCGTCCGGCGAGGGCGCGGGCGCCGACCCGCGGCCGAGGTCCGCGCCGGCGTGCTCGAGGCCGCCGGCCGGCTCCTGTTCACCGAGGGCATCAAGGCGGTGACCTTCGAAAGAGTCGCCCTCACCGCCGGATCCAGCAAGATGACGCTCTACAAGTGGTGGCCCTCCGCCGGTGCCCTGGCCGCCGAGGCCTATTTCGCCCGCAGCGAGCAGGTGCTCGAATTCTCCGACACCGGAGACATCCGCGCCGACCTGACCCGGCAGCTGCGGGCCTTCGTCCGGCTCCTCACCCAGGACGGCGCCGGCCCGGTGATCGCGGAACTGATCGGGGCCGCACAGACCGACCCCGACCTCAAGAGCGCCTTCTCCCGCGAATACTCCATGCCCCGGAGAATTCTCGCGATCGAGGCGATGGAACGCGCTCGCGGGCGCGGCCAACTACGTGACGACGTCGACGTGAGCATGCTGGTGGATCAGCTGTGGGGGGCCTGCTACCACCGGCTTCTCGTGCCCGACGCGCCCCTGAGTGAGTCCTTCGCCGGCGCCCTGGTGGCCAACGCCCTGGACGGGGCGTCGCCGCGCTCGTGA
- a CDS encoding PQQ-dependent sugar dehydrogenase, with the protein MAPPAGSGRDAPIARIDTVTEVVSGLDMPWGLAFLPDGSAVFSGRASGLIQRLPVGADAPRTIGEVPGVIQSSEGGLLGIAVSPNFSTDRRIYAYVSSRPANRVVALRVAEDFGALTQEAVVLDGIQNADRHHGGRIEFGPDGNLWIGTGDAFEPGNAADETSLNGKILRIRPDGSIPDDNPSGTAVYSRGHRNVQGLEFGPDGTVYASELGHRTWDEVNVIRPGLDYGWPANEGTQGDAGEPPLFVLRPDDASPSGLAHAGGSLWLGALGGQRLWQLPVRDGVATGEPVAHLAGEYGRIRTVETAPDGSLWITTSNTDEATWGGTGPRPGDDRVLRITLH; encoded by the coding sequence GTGGCCCCTCCGGCCGGCTCCGGCCGGGACGCCCCGATCGCCCGCATCGACACGGTGACCGAGGTCGTCTCCGGGCTGGACATGCCCTGGGGACTCGCCTTTCTTCCCGACGGATCGGCTGTGTTCTCCGGACGTGCCTCGGGCCTGATCCAGCGGCTGCCGGTCGGCGCCGACGCCCCCCGGACGATCGGTGAGGTTCCGGGCGTCATCCAGAGCTCGGAGGGTGGGCTCCTGGGAATCGCTGTCTCACCGAACTTCTCGACGGACCGGCGGATCTACGCCTACGTCTCGTCCCGTCCGGCCAACCGGGTCGTGGCGCTGCGGGTGGCCGAGGACTTCGGTGCACTGACGCAGGAGGCGGTGGTGCTGGACGGCATCCAGAACGCCGACCGGCACCACGGTGGACGCATCGAGTTCGGCCCGGACGGGAATCTCTGGATCGGGACCGGGGACGCCTTCGAGCCCGGTAACGCGGCCGACGAGACCTCGCTGAACGGCAAGATCCTGCGGATCCGTCCGGACGGGAGCATCCCGGACGACAACCCCTCGGGCACCGCCGTGTACTCGCGGGGGCACCGCAACGTGCAGGGCCTCGAGTTCGGGCCGGACGGCACGGTGTACGCCTCGGAGCTGGGCCATCGCACCTGGGACGAGGTCAACGTGATCCGGCCGGGCCTGGACTACGGCTGGCCGGCGAACGAGGGCACGCAGGGGGACGCCGGTGAGCCACCGCTGTTCGTGCTGCGTCCCGACGACGCCTCGCCCTCCGGACTGGCCCATGCCGGCGGATCACTGTGGCTGGGCGCCCTGGGTGGACAGCGCCTGTGGCAGCTGCCGGTGCGGGACGGGGTGGCCACCGGCGAACCGGTCGCGCACCTGGCCGGCGAGTACGGCCGGATCCGCACCGTGGAGACCGCGCCGGACGGGTCGCTGTGGATCACCACGTCCAACACCGACGAGGCCACCTGGGGCGGCACCGGCCCACGACCGGGCGACGACCGCGTCCTGCGGATCACGCTCCACTGA
- a CDS encoding SDR family oxidoreductase: MSNSPSRSVIVTGASGGIGRAVAERLAADGMSVLVHYAGNPATAEEVVAGITASGGTATSFGGDVADETAMANLFEHATTIFGGIDVVVNAAGIMPLAPVATMDLETFDRVQRTNVRGTFVVSQLAARSVRAGGAIINFSTSVTRLQLPTYGAYAMSKGAVEALTLILARELRGKDVTVNVVAPGPTATPLFFEGKPQEVIDRIAGANPMERLGTPQDIAETTAFLAGPARWVNGQVIYTNGGAA, encoded by the coding sequence GTGAGCAACTCCCCTTCCCGCTCGGTCATCGTCACCGGCGCCTCCGGCGGGATCGGCCGGGCCGTGGCCGAGCGCCTGGCCGCCGACGGCATGTCCGTGCTCGTGCACTACGCCGGCAACCCCGCGACGGCCGAGGAGGTCGTCGCGGGCATCACCGCCTCCGGCGGCACGGCCACCTCGTTCGGCGGGGACGTCGCGGACGAGACCGCGATGGCGAACCTGTTCGAGCACGCCACCACCATCTTCGGCGGGATCGATGTGGTGGTGAACGCGGCCGGCATCATGCCGCTGGCCCCCGTGGCCACCATGGACCTGGAGACCTTCGACCGGGTCCAGCGCACCAACGTCCGGGGCACGTTCGTGGTCAGCCAGCTGGCGGCCCGGTCCGTGCGCGCGGGTGGCGCGATCATCAACTTCTCCACCTCCGTCACCCGGCTCCAGCTGCCCACCTACGGCGCCTACGCGATGTCGAAGGGTGCGGTGGAGGCGCTGACCCTGATCCTGGCCCGCGAGCTGCGGGGCAAGGACGTCACCGTCAACGTCGTGGCTCCCGGCCCGACCGCGACGCCCCTGTTCTTCGAGGGCAAGCCGCAGGAGGTCATCGACCGCATCGCCGGCGCGAACCCGATGGAGCGTCTGGGCACCCCGCAGGACATCGCCGAGACGACGGCCTTCCTGGCCGGGCCCGCCCGCTGGGTCAACGGCCAGGTCATCTACACCAACGGTGGCGCGGCCTGA
- a CDS encoding SDR family NAD(P)-dependent oxidoreductase, whose translation MSVILVTGSSTGIGNLTARTLARQGHTVFASMRGVNARNAAISAEFTELAERENLDLHVIELDVSSQDSADTAVRTVVERAGRLDVVVQNAGHLYVGYVEAFTDEDLAHLIDINAIGAHRVNRAALPYLRAQRSGTLVYVGSTIIVTTPPFLGPYVASKAAFDALAVVTSYEASQFGIETSIVMPGAITEGTQHFPNASRASDTEVSAAYSFLDPLVARNEEATAGLMQPGVDQNPQVVADEIAAVIARPRGRKPFRTVVDFTAAGVDHVMAFSDLTRQAFVHRMGFGETLELKN comes from the coding sequence GTGTCAGTCATTCTCGTCACCGGATCCAGCACCGGGATCGGTAACCTGACCGCCAGGACCCTGGCCCGCCAGGGCCACACGGTCTTCGCCAGCATGCGCGGGGTCAATGCCCGCAACGCCGCGATCTCGGCGGAGTTCACCGAGCTGGCCGAGAGGGAGAACCTCGACCTGCACGTGATCGAACTCGACGTGTCGTCACAGGACTCGGCCGACACCGCGGTCAGGACCGTGGTGGAGCGGGCGGGACGCCTGGACGTCGTGGTCCAGAACGCCGGTCACCTCTACGTCGGTTACGTGGAGGCGTTCACCGACGAGGACCTGGCCCACCTGATCGACATCAACGCCATCGGCGCCCACCGCGTCAACCGGGCGGCGCTGCCGTACCTGAGGGCTCAGCGGTCCGGCACCCTGGTGTACGTCGGCAGCACGATCATCGTCACCACTCCCCCGTTCCTGGGGCCGTACGTGGCGTCCAAGGCCGCCTTCGACGCGCTGGCCGTCGTCACCTCCTACGAGGCGTCGCAGTTCGGCATCGAGACCAGCATCGTCATGCCGGGGGCCATCACCGAGGGCACCCAGCACTTCCCGAACGCCTCCCGGGCCTCCGACACCGAGGTCAGCGCGGCCTACTCGTTCCTGGACCCGCTCGTGGCCCGGAACGAGGAGGCCACCGCCGGCCTCATGCAGCCCGGGGTCGACCAGAACCCCCAGGTGGTGGCCGACGAGATCGCCGCGGTCATCGCCCGTCCGCGCGGGCGCAAGCCGTTCCGCACGGTGGTCGACTTCACCGCCGCGGGCGTCGATCACGTCATGGCCTTCTCGGACCTCACCCGTCAGGCCTTCGTCCACCGCATGGGATTCGGCGAGACGCTCGAGCTGAAGAACTGA
- a CDS encoding GMC oxidoreductase gives MSDFTPSSAFTSGSTLPQKRYDAVVIGSGAAGSIAVKELTERGLEVLLLEAGRDITDADFTPAPPTRPAKMNIGLVGRSKAMLRGQYRQSLRAFFKDTTSPFLVNDWQNPYTVDGDDFLWIRGRVLGGRLHSYGRMLLRSSDHEFKAADYDGHGVNWPFGYADLAPYYDRVEKFLGVYGTEENLPQLPDGQYRGPSLTTESEKEFKSVVESRWPERNVVPWRYAAPNLHRVPLGIVAARETGRLTTRTDAVVRQITINRKTGRADGAVFVDRLTRTEHRVFADIVMLCASGIESVRLMLNSATDGHPDGLGNSSGLLGRYFMDQTPSLLFAEDPKHPGFETINPAPEDPYYAPVGGVYIPRFKNLEGQSERGYARGYGVQGTIGRLPVPDGNAGTVGLMAFGEMLPYYDNRITIDKRRKDHWGIPAPRIHMRVTDNERNMMRAQVAGMREMAQAAGYTINFVGSTLGLDDRKIWPDADPISRFIFKRGIKLSLAMGAAIHECGGARMGTDPATSVLNEHNQSWDVPNLFVTDGSAYVSNGAVGPSLTIMAMTARACEYAARQLADGTL, from the coding sequence ATGTCAGATTTCACCCCCTCGTCCGCCTTCACGTCCGGGTCCACCCTGCCCCAGAAGCGCTACGACGCCGTGGTCATCGGCTCGGGCGCGGCCGGCAGCATCGCGGTGAAGGAGCTCACCGAAAGAGGGCTGGAGGTACTGCTGCTCGAGGCCGGGCGGGACATCACCGACGCCGACTTCACCCCCGCGCCGCCCACCCGCCCGGCCAAGATGAACATCGGCCTGGTCGGCCGCTCCAAGGCGATGCTGCGCGGGCAGTACCGGCAGTCCCTGCGGGCCTTCTTCAAGGACACCACCAGTCCGTTCCTGGTGAACGACTGGCAGAACCCCTACACGGTCGACGGCGACGACTTCCTGTGGATCCGGGGCCGGGTGCTCGGCGGTCGCCTGCACTCCTACGGCCGGATGCTGCTGCGCTCGTCCGACCACGAGTTCAAGGCCGCCGACTACGACGGCCACGGCGTGAACTGGCCGTTCGGGTACGCCGACCTGGCGCCGTACTACGACCGGGTGGAGAAGTTCCTGGGGGTGTACGGCACCGAGGAGAACCTGCCGCAGCTGCCGGACGGGCAGTACCGCGGGCCCTCGCTGACCACCGAGTCGGAGAAGGAGTTCAAGTCCGTCGTCGAAAGTCGCTGGCCGGAGCGCAATGTCGTGCCGTGGCGGTACGCCGCGCCGAATCTGCACCGGGTTCCGCTGGGTATCGTGGCCGCCCGGGAGACCGGCCGGCTGACGACGCGGACCGACGCGGTGGTCAGGCAGATCACGATCAACCGCAAGACCGGCCGGGCCGACGGTGCGGTGTTCGTCGACCGCCTGACCAGGACCGAGCACCGGGTCTTCGCCGACATCGTGATGCTGTGCGCCTCCGGGATCGAGTCGGTGCGGCTGATGCTGAACTCCGCCACGGACGGCCACCCCGACGGTCTGGGCAACTCCTCCGGGCTGCTCGGCCGCTACTTCATGGACCAGACGCCGAGTCTGCTCTTCGCCGAGGACCCGAAGCATCCCGGGTTCGAGACGATCAACCCCGCCCCCGAGGACCCGTACTACGCCCCGGTCGGCGGGGTCTACATCCCGCGCTTCAAGAACCTGGAGGGCCAGAGCGAGCGGGGGTACGCACGCGGCTACGGGGTGCAGGGCACGATCGGCCGTCTTCCCGTGCCGGACGGCAACGCGGGCACGGTCGGCCTGATGGCCTTCGGCGAGATGCTGCCCTACTACGACAACCGGATCACCATCGACAAGCGCCGTAAGGACCACTGGGGCATCCCGGCGCCCCGGATCCACATGCGGGTCACCGACAACGAGCGCAACATGATGCGTGCCCAGGTGGCGGGCATGCGGGAGATGGCCCAGGCCGCCGGTTACACGATCAACTTCGTCGGCTCCACGCTCGGCCTGGACGACCGGAAGATCTGGCCGGACGCCGACCCGATCAGCCGGTTCATCTTCAAGCGGGGCATCAAGCTCAGCCTGGCCATGGGTGCGGCCATCCACGAGTGCGGAGGCGCCCGCATGGGCACCGACCCGGCCACCTCGGTGCTCAACGAGCACAACCAGAGCTGGGACGTGCCCAACCTGTTCGTCACCGACGGCAGCGCCTACGTCTCCAACGGAGCGGTCGGCCCGTCGCTGACCATCATGGCGATGACGGCCCGCGCCTGTGAGTACGCCGCCCGGCAGCTCGCTGACGGGACGCTCTGA